In a single window of the Maniola jurtina chromosome 4, ilManJurt1.1, whole genome shotgun sequence genome:
- the LOC123864683 gene encoding 28S ribosomal protein S14, mitochondrial, with translation MNLNIGGLSKFIWKSQAVPGFGFQQVRNKWANWLMIRDVKRRRMSAEHFLERTRINALRKNNVLPLEIRELADKEINKFEMNAIPLRINNRCVITSRPRGIVKEWRMSRIVWRHLADYNKLSGVQRAMWG, from the exons ATGAACTTAAATATTGGTGGTCTTAGTAAATTCATATGGAAATCACAAGCAGTACCTGGTTTTGGG TTCCAACAGGTACGAAACAAATGGGCAAATTGGTTAATGATAAGGGACGTAAAGAGGCGAAGGATGAGCGCTGAACATTTTCTGGAAAGGACTAGAATAAATGCATTGAGAAAGAACAATGTATTGCCATTGGAGATCAGAGAACTGGCCGATAAGGAAATTAACAAGTTTGAGATGAACGCTATACCGCTTAGAATCAACAATAGATGTGTTATTACCTCAAG GCCTCGTGGTATTGTCAAAGAATGGAGGATGAGTCGAATTGTTTGGAGACATCTGGCAGATTATAACAAACTCTCTGGAGTACAGAGAGCTATGTGGGGTTAA
- the LOC123864639 gene encoding small G protein signaling modulator 3 homolog, producing the protein MDLAKSLFSSRDHVGYVGREEHERKISAALADDDPEDIIDAIRGMNVADELLPAPGGPFSALTASMVPQDIMAKLAQPESEGHGGGLPDYRFDEFGFCVDEEDGPEQSSNKLLANVFVEDDQHRLQWEFYSKEINFSENENKLEKTDKLQRMVKDGVPHSLRPQVWMHLCGANKKRASTEITYHEIVRASSDDGLVTSKQIEKDLVQILPNNVCFSHPTSTGVPRLRRILRALAWLYPDIGYCQGTGMIAASLLLLMEEEEAFWIMCTTVEDLLPASYYSSTLIGIQADQKVLRSLISTYLPGIDQVLNAHDIELSLITMHWFLTLYANIVHMKILLRIWDLFFLDGSIVLFKATLAMLKIKENRFTEISNSAQIFNTLSDIPGEIDDVDLLIKTIDEVCGDTLSPALIETHRRRHLAYLMADQGALVGNPNAVPNLPKQQLQRRQIKRTKSVIQTILFGDDTNNEDAVSKNVKQTEILVDLREAILQVARHFLALEPQLASDVQLTADYTMQSHAADRERYVNVSRSKRRRAKALLDFERRDGDELGFRKNDVIEVISSRDEHCWIGELNGLRGWFPARFVKLLDEKGVKYSRAGDDSVTEKAAHLVRGVLAPAFKRVLLHGIKKPSFLDGPCHPWLFIEEASSREVEKDFNSVYSRLVLCKTYRLDEDGKVLTPEELLYRCVQAINLSHDNAHAQMDVKLRTLICMGLNEEALHLWLEVLCSCVDVVQKWYHPWSFINSPGWVQIKCELRILSQFGFNLNPDWELPLKKDTQNQPLKEGVRDMLVKHHLFSWDL; encoded by the coding sequence ATGGATCTAGCTAAATCTCTATTTAGCTCACGCGATCATGTGGGATATGTAGGGCGTGAAGAACATGAACGTAAAATCAGTGCAGCACTAGCAGACGACGATCCGGAAGATATTATTGATGCCATTCGGGGCATGAACGTCGCTGACGAACTACTACCAGCGCCTGGGGGACCTTTTTCTGCTCTCACAGCAAGTATGGTGCCTCAGGATATTATGGCAAAACTTGCACAGCCAGAATCCGAAGGACATGGCGGTGGGCTCCCCGACTATAGATTTGATGAGTTTGGTTTCTGTGTGGACGAAGAAGACGGCCCCGAACAAAGCTCCAACAAGTTACTAGCAAACGTATTTGTGGAAGATGACCAACACCGTCTCCAGTGGGAATTCTACAGCAAGGAAATAAATTTTTCGGAAAATGAGAATAAATTAGAGAAAACTGATAAACTCCAGAGAATGGTTAAGGACGGTGTTCCCCACTCATTACGGCCTCAAGTCTGGATGCATTTATGTGGTGCTAATAAAAAACGAGCTTCCACAGAAATTACTTATCATGAAATTGTAAGAGCGTCTAGTGATGACGGATTAGTCACTAGCAAACAAATAGAGAAAGATTTAGTTCAGATATTACCTAATAATGTGTGTTTCTCACATCCAACAAGCACAGGAGTGCCACGACTGCGGAGAATTCTTCGAGCATTAGCTTGGTTGTATCCTGATATTGGTTATTGTCAAGGTACAGGCATGATTGCAGCATCTCTTCTGTTGCTTATGGAGGAAGAAGAAGCATTTTGGATAATGTGTACCACTGTAGAAGATCTCTTGCCCGCATCATATTACTCTTCCACATTGATTGGCATACAAGCAGATCAAAAAGTCCTCAGAAGCTTAATCTCCACATACTTACCAGGAATTGATCAAGTATTGAATGCACATGACATAGAGCTTTCTCTCATTACAATGCACTGGTTCCTTACTTTGTATGCAAATATTGTTCACATGAAAATACTGCTTAGGATTTGGGATCTCTTCTTTTTAGATGGCTCGATTGTACTTTTCAAAGCCACATTAGCaatgttgaaaataaaagaGAACAGGTTCACTGAGATATCAAATTCTGCTCAGATTTTTAACACTTTGTCGGATATACCAGGTGAAATTGATGATGTTGATCTTTTAATAAAAACCATAGATGAAGTCTGCGGTGACACTTTAAGTCCAGCTTTGATTGAAACTCACAGGAGAAGACACTTGGCCTATTTAATGGCTGATCAAGGTGCACTAGTAGGGAATCCAAATGCAGTGCCCAATCTGCCAAAACAACAATTGCAAAGACGTCAGATAAAGAGAACCAAATCAGTTATTCAGACAATATTGTTTGGAGATGATACAAATAATGAAGATGCTGTTTCTAAGAATGTAAAGCAAACTGAGATTCTTGTTGATCTCCGGGAGGCAATCCTGCAAGTGGCGCGTCATTTTCTTGCCCTCGAACCTCAACTAGCATCTGATGTTCAACTAACTGCAGATTACACAATGCAGAGTCATGCAGCTGATAGAGAAAGGTATGTAAATGTCTCCAGAAGCAAAAGACGCAGGGCTAAAGCACTACTAGACTTTGAAAGGAGGGATGGTGATGAACTGGGATTTAGAAAAAATGATGTCATAGAAGTGATCAGTTCGAGAGATGAACATTGTTGGATTGGCGAGTTAAATGGCCTAAGAGGCTGGTTCCCTGCACGATTTGTGAAACTATTAGATGAAAAAGGAGTTAAGTATAGCAGAGCCGGTGATGATTCTGTTACGGAGAAAGCAGCTCATTTAGTAAGGGGAGTCCTAGCTCCTGCATTTAAAAGGGTTCTACTACATGGTATTAAAAAACCTAGTTTCTTAGATGGGCCATGTCATCCATGGCTATTTATAGAGGAAGCATCTTCAAGAGAGGTAGAAAAAGACTTCAATTCGGTGTATAGCCGTTTGGTTCTCTGCAAAACCTACCGCTTAGATGAAGACGGCAAAGTACTCACACCAGAAGAATTGCTTTATAGATGTGTCCAAGCAATTAACTTGTCACATGACAATGCCCATGCTCAGATGGATGTCAAGTTACGCACATTAATATGTATGGGTCTGAATGAAGAAGCGTTACATTTATGGTTGGAGGTGCTATGCTCATGTGTTGACGTTGTACAGAAATGGTATCATCCCTGGTCATTTATCAACTCCCCAGGATGGGTGCAGATTAAATGTGAACTCAGAATTCTGTCTCAGTTTGGATTTAATTTGAACCCTGATTGGGAGCTGCCTTTGAAGAAAGACACCCAAAACCAACCACTAAAAGAGGGTGTTAGAGATATGTTGGTGAAACATCACTTATTCTCTTGGGACCTGTAG
- the LOC123864686 gene encoding single-pass membrane and coiled-coil domain-containing protein 4 yields the protein MRKLKGTVKETARQKRERKQEFAKMRQQIHTIVLPTFAVIFLLICIYVYFKTRPSSMQYA from the coding sequence ATGAGGAAGCTCAAAGGAACAGTTAAAGAAACAGCGCGGCAAAAACGCGAAAGAAAACAGGAGTTCGCCAAAATGCGACAACAAATACACACCATCGTACTACCAACCTTCGCAGTTATTTTTCTCTTGATATGCATCTATGTATACTTCAAGACGAGACCTTCCAGCATGCAATATGCATAA
- the LOC123864680 gene encoding uncharacterized protein LOC123864680 isoform X2, translating to MEFFGISLYGPQNYIRDALKDNYKEPTSKKEVKSLMEKVIRNSTLPKTIQRPDIDTVRIIDVYIGRVDGFAYGSSQRFMKMKLWMVAT from the exons atggaattttttggaatatCTCTATACGGACCTCAAAATTATATTAGAGATGCATTAAAAGATAATTACAAAGAGCCTACATCGAAGAAAGAAGTTAAATCTTTAATGGAAAAAGTTATTCGAAATTCTACGCTTCCTAAAACG ATTCAAAGGCCTGATATAGACACTGTCAGGATCATCGATGTGTATATTGGCAGAGTCGACGGTTTCGCTTATGGTTCGTCGCAACGATTCATGAAAATGAAAC TTTGGATGGTGGCAACATGA
- the LOC123864680 gene encoding uncharacterized protein LOC123864680 isoform X1, translated as MEFFGISLYGPQNYIRDALKDNYKEPTSKKEVKSLMEKVIRNSTLPKTIQRPDIDTVRIIDVYIGRVDGFAYGSSQRFMKMKRKGVIKPVGPADMYRLPPTTSLEFGWWQHDPAITNSNWHVTYPRYPQPISPDSRVLDIVKKNNKYATLF; from the exons atggaattttttggaatatCTCTATACGGACCTCAAAATTATATTAGAGATGCATTAAAAGATAATTACAAAGAGCCTACATCGAAGAAAGAAGTTAAATCTTTAATGGAAAAAGTTATTCGAAATTCTACGCTTCCTAAAACG ATTCAAAGGCCTGATATAGACACTGTCAGGATCATCGATGTGTATATTGGCAGAGTCGACGGTTTCGCTTATGGTTCGTCGCAACGATTCATGAAAATGAAACGTAAGGGCGTCATAAAGCCTGTTGGCCCAGCAGATATGTATAGGCTACCACCAACCACATCACTTGAG TTTGGATGGTGGCAACATGATCCAGCGATAACAAATTCGAATTGGCACGTAACATATCCACGATACCCTCAACCTATATCTCCAGATAGTCGTGTTCTAGACatagtcaaaaaaaataataaatatgctACTCTGTTTTGA
- the LOC123864675 gene encoding 60S ribosomal protein L10a encodes MSKVSRDTLYECVNAVLQSSKDKKRNFLETVELQIGLKNYDPQKDKRFSGTVKLKYIPRPKMQVCVLGDQQHCDEAKTLTVPCMDAEALKKLNKNKKLVKKLAKKYDAFLASESLIKQIPRLLGPGLNKAGKFPGLLSHQESMTQKIDEVKATIKFQMKKVLCLSVAVGHVDMTPDELAQNVHLSINFLVSLLKKHWQNVRSLHMKSTMGPPQRLY; translated from the exons AT GTCGAAGGTATCGCGTGATACGCTATACGAGTGCGTAAATGCCGTCCTCCAGTCATCTAAGGACAAGAAGCGTAACTTTTTGGAGACTGTCGAACTCCAGATCGGTCTGAAGAACTATGACCCCCAAAAGGACAAGCGTTTCTCAGGCACCGTCAA GCTAAAGTACATTCCAAGGCCAAAAATGCAGGTGTGTGTTCTGGGTGACCAGCAGCATTGTGATGAAGCTAAGACTTTAACTGTCCCCTGCATGGACGCTGAAGCCCTGAAGAAACTTAACAAGAACAAGAAGCTTGTCAAGAAACTAGCCAAGAA ATATGATGCTTTCCTGGCATCCGAGTCCCTCATCAAACAGATCCCTCGTCTGCTGGGTCCTGGTCTGAACAAGGCAGGCAAGTTCCCTGGTCTGCTCTCCCACCAGGAGTCCATGACGCAGAAGATTGATGAAGTCAAGGCTACCATCAAATTCCAAATGAAGAAG gtaCTGTGTCTCTCGGTGGCAGTTGGCCATGTTGACATGACTCCAGATGAGCTTGCACAGAATGTGCATCTGTCCATCAACTTCTTGGTATCCCTGTTGAAGAAACACTGGCAGAACGTGCGATCACTGCATATGAAGTCTACAATGGGGCCACCCCAGAGATTGTACTAa
- the LOC123864685 gene encoding 60S acidic ribosomal protein P1: MTSKAELACVYSALILVDDDVAVTGEKISTILKAANVDVEPYWPGLFAKALEGINVRDLITNIGSGVGAAPAGGAPAAAAAAAAPAAEAAKEEKKEEEPEESDDDMGFGLFD; the protein is encoded by the exons atgacTTCAAAGGCTGAATTAGCTTGTGTATACTCGGCTCTCATCCTCGTTGATGATGATGTCGCCGTTACT GGTGAGAAGATCTCTACCATCTTGAAGGCCGCAAATGTGGACGTGGAGCCATACTGGCCCGGTCTGTTCGCGAAGGCGTTAGAAGGCATCAATGTTCGCGATCTGATCACGAACATTGGCTCGGGTGTAGGAGCGGCGCCCGCTGGAGGCGctcccgccgccgccgccgcggcTGCTGCTCCCGCCGCTGAAGCAGCCAAGgaggaaaagaaagaagaagaaccTGAGGAATCTGATGATGACATGGGCTTCG GTCTTTTCGACTAA
- the LOC123864676 gene encoding phospholipid phosphatase 6 isoform X1, with protein MSVIGETQDKRKVPTMLQKILRYDSQVTKKFVDMSHNITALRSLRIHSKFLEVSCHGIVWLAGWLSFIWLFNNKELYQLQVNVLIALLLDIIVIAVLKAFVRRRRPIPMNKLLPGNPDKYSFPSGHSSRAAMIAFILICIDPISFIFYPPLLAWVGAVALSRVLSERHYLLDVFGGLGIGVLEGLFMSLIWFSQSTAISIISSLSDEKKDGGEYHV; from the exons ATGAGCGTG ATAGGAGAGACTCAGGACAAAAGGAAAGTACCAACAATGTTGCAGAAAATATTACGCTATGACAGCCAAGTCACAAAAAAGTTTGTGGACATGTCCCATAACATAACAGCATTGAGGTCCCTGCGCATACATTCAAAGTTCTTAGAG GTGTCCTGCCATGGTATAGTCTGGTTGGCTGGCTGGCTTAGCTTCATTTGGCTGTTTAACAACAAAGAACTGTATCAATTACAAGTGAATGTGTTAATtg cACTATTATTAGACATCATCGTAATAGCAGTTTTAAAAGCCTTCGTGAGAAGACGTCGGCCGATCCCAATGAACAAATTATTACCAGGGAACCCTGACAAATATTCCTTCCCATCAGGCCATTCAAGCAGAGCAGCTATGATTGCATTCATTTTGATCTGCATAGACCCAATCTCATTTATTTTCTACCCTCCTCTGCTAGCTTGGGTTGGAGCTGTGGCTCTTTCCAGAGTTTTGTCAGAGAGGCACTACTTGTTGGATGTATTTGGTGGACTGGGCATTGGAGTGTTGGAAGGTCTATTTATGTCTTTGATTTGGTTCTCTCAAAGTACAGCCATCAGTATTATATCATCATTGTCTGATGAAAAGAAAGATGGAGGAGAGTACCATGTTTAG
- the LOC123864676 gene encoding phospholipid phosphatase 6 isoform X2 yields the protein MLQKILRYDSQVTKKFVDMSHNITALRSLRIHSKFLEVSCHGIVWLAGWLSFIWLFNNKELYQLQVNVLIALLLDIIVIAVLKAFVRRRRPIPMNKLLPGNPDKYSFPSGHSSRAAMIAFILICIDPISFIFYPPLLAWVGAVALSRVLSERHYLLDVFGGLGIGVLEGLFMSLIWFSQSTAISIISSLSDEKKDGGEYHV from the exons ATGTTGCAGAAAATATTACGCTATGACAGCCAAGTCACAAAAAAGTTTGTGGACATGTCCCATAACATAACAGCATTGAGGTCCCTGCGCATACATTCAAAGTTCTTAGAG GTGTCCTGCCATGGTATAGTCTGGTTGGCTGGCTGGCTTAGCTTCATTTGGCTGTTTAACAACAAAGAACTGTATCAATTACAAGTGAATGTGTTAATtg cACTATTATTAGACATCATCGTAATAGCAGTTTTAAAAGCCTTCGTGAGAAGACGTCGGCCGATCCCAATGAACAAATTATTACCAGGGAACCCTGACAAATATTCCTTCCCATCAGGCCATTCAAGCAGAGCAGCTATGATTGCATTCATTTTGATCTGCATAGACCCAATCTCATTTATTTTCTACCCTCCTCTGCTAGCTTGGGTTGGAGCTGTGGCTCTTTCCAGAGTTTTGTCAGAGAGGCACTACTTGTTGGATGTATTTGGTGGACTGGGCATTGGAGTGTTGGAAGGTCTATTTATGTCTTTGATTTGGTTCTCTCAAAGTACAGCCATCAGTATTATATCATCATTGTCTGATGAAAAGAAAGATGGAGGAGAGTACCATGTTTAG